The following proteins are encoded in a genomic region of Elusimicrobiota bacterium:
- a CDS encoding ribonuclease HII produces MAACAGHRFDATLRASRRAGWLIGVDEAGRGPWAGPVVVAAVRLGAKVPRELLAARDSKLLSPSRRETLSRAIRARAEAVSVAWSQPREIERSNILAATLGAMRRAALRAAAKVPAGRCLVVVDGNRPIPHLPLEQVAVVDGDRLSLAVSCASIVAKVVRDRWMRRLDRRYPGYGLARHKGYGTAEHREALARLGPARVHRYTFAPVRESLPA; encoded by the coding sequence GTGGCCGCTTGCGCGGGCCATCGGTTCGATGCCACCCTGCGCGCCTCTCGGCGCGCGGGGTGGCTTATTGGCGTCGATGAAGCCGGCCGGGGCCCCTGGGCCGGACCGGTCGTGGTCGCGGCGGTGCGCTTGGGCGCCAAGGTCCCCAGGGAGCTTCTGGCCGCGCGGGACTCCAAGCTGCTCTCCCCCTCCCGGCGCGAGACTCTCTCCCGCGCCATCCGAGCCCGCGCCGAGGCCGTTTCGGTGGCCTGGTCCCAGCCCCGCGAGATCGAGCGCAGCAACATCCTCGCCGCGACGCTCGGAGCGATGCGTCGGGCCGCGCTGAGAGCCGCCGCGAAGGTCCCGGCCGGCCGCTGCCTCGTGGTGGTGGACGGCAACCGCCCCATCCCGCACCTGCCCCTGGAGCAGGTCGCCGTCGTGGATGGCGACCGGCTGTCTCTGGCCGTCTCCTGCGCGAGCATCGTCGCCAAGGTGGTGCGCGACCGTTGGATGCGCAGGCTCGACCGCCGCTATCCCGGCTACGGCTTGGCGCGGCACAAGGGCTACGGCACGGCCGAGCATCGCGAGGCCTTGGCTCGGCTGGGGCCGGCGCGGGTCCACCGGTACACGTTCGCCCCCGTCCGCGAATCGCTCCCCGCATGA
- the trmD gene encoding tRNA (guanosine(37)-N1)-methyltransferase TrmD codes for MRIDVVTLFPEMFEPVLGASIVGRARARGLLELGTVNPRDFAPDRHRTVDDRPFGGGAGMVLKAEPLYRAIESVRRPGSRVVYLSPQGRRFDAAAARRLAREKHLVLVCGHYEGVDERVLRCCDEELSVGDFVLTGGELPAMMVADAVARLICGVLKKEDATLKESFEAGLLEHPHYTRPRVWKGRKVPEALLSGDHRIC; via the coding sequence ATGCGCATCGACGTGGTGACGCTGTTCCCGGAGATGTTCGAGCCCGTTCTGGGCGCGAGCATCGTGGGCCGCGCCCGCGCGCGCGGGCTGCTCGAGCTGGGGACCGTCAACCCGCGCGACTTCGCCCCGGACCGGCACCGGACCGTCGACGACCGGCCCTTCGGCGGCGGCGCGGGCATGGTGCTCAAGGCCGAGCCCCTCTACCGCGCCATCGAGAGCGTGCGCCGGCCAGGCAGCCGCGTGGTCTACCTCTCGCCGCAGGGCCGAAGATTCGACGCGGCCGCCGCGCGGCGGCTGGCCCGGGAGAAGCACCTGGTCCTGGTCTGCGGCCATTACGAGGGCGTCGACGAGCGGGTCCTGCGCTGCTGCGACGAGGAGCTGTCGGTCGGGGACTTCGTGCTCACGGGCGGGGAACTCCCGGCTATGATGGTGGCCGACGCCGTGGCGCGGCTCATCTGCGGCGTGCTCAAGAAGGAGGACGCGACGCTCAAAGAGTCCTTCGAGGCTGGGCTGTTGGAGCATCCGCACTACACCCGGCCGCGGGTCTGGAAGGGCCGCAAGGTGCCTGAGGCCCTGCTGTCCGGAGACCACCGGATTTGTTGA
- a CDS encoding PhnD/SsuA/transferrin family substrate-binding protein — MRQTMKQLSIALALAAGLSACVGRSESSIGTAQHPLVVLLSPAHAPASMDSLGAIAGRLSDASGLSVEARVAASPLDAIEQLGTRKADAGILTLEEFLLAREEYGVAAGLQALRGKGETQFDGVILVMAKSTAQKVSDLDGGKFGFVDPYSVSGFLLPAQFLHKEGVQVEAKFLGSHDKAMEALVRGEVAAIATYGHRALKRKDLRVLAMTGTVPNEPFVLRKGLRPEKRDALLKALQGLAGSAEGEKDLLAVADITGFGPVAEQAYRSVHDILEAAGKSVYDIVPEGAEVRRLNQPYMDLR; from the coding sequence ATGCGACAGACCATGAAGCAGCTCTCCATCGCACTCGCCCTGGCAGCGGGCCTTTCCGCATGCGTCGGCCGCAGCGAATCGTCCATAGGCACGGCCCAGCATCCCTTGGTGGTGCTACTCTCGCCCGCGCACGCGCCGGCGTCAATGGACTCTCTGGGCGCCATCGCCGGACGACTCTCCGACGCCTCCGGCCTGTCGGTGGAAGCGCGAGTCGCAGCTTCGCCGCTGGACGCCATCGAACAGTTGGGCACGCGCAAGGCTGACGCGGGCATCCTGACCCTGGAGGAGTTCCTCCTGGCCCGCGAGGAGTACGGCGTAGCGGCCGGCCTGCAGGCCCTGCGCGGCAAGGGCGAGACCCAGTTCGACGGGGTCATCCTGGTCATGGCCAAGAGCACGGCTCAGAAGGTCTCCGACCTCGACGGCGGGAAGTTCGGCTTCGTGGACCCCTATTCGGTCAGCGGCTTCTTGCTGCCCGCCCAGTTCCTCCACAAGGAGGGAGTCCAGGTCGAAGCCAAGTTCCTGGGCAGCCATGACAAGGCCATGGAGGCTTTGGTCAGGGGGGAAGTCGCGGCCATCGCCACTTACGGGCACCGGGCCTTGAAACGCAAGGACCTGCGCGTCCTGGCCATGACCGGGACCGTGCCCAACGAGCCCTTCGTCTTGCGCAAAGGCCTGCGGCCGGAGAAGCGCGACGCCCTCCTCAAGGCGCTCCAGGGCTTGGCCGGCAGCGCCGAGGGAGAGAAGGATCTTCTGGCCGTGGCCGACATCACGGGATTCGGGCCCGTCGCTGAGCAGGCCTACCGTTCCGTCCACGATATCCTGGAAGCGGCGGGGAAGTCCGTCTACGACATCGTGCCGGAAGGCGCCGAGGTCCGCCGCCTCAACCAGCCCTACATGGACCTGCGCTGA
- a CDS encoding YraN family protein: MSREAGARAERLAEEFLRGRGMRILARNFRTRFGEIDLVAQDGETVVFVEVRSRSSDAFGSPQETVTAAKRRRIIRTAQAYAQSRRLDAPLRFDVVALSPQGTLHIPAAFDATGYA; the protein is encoded by the coding sequence ATGAGCCGGGAGGCGGGCGCGCGGGCGGAACGCTTGGCCGAAGAGTTCCTCCGGGGACGCGGCATGCGCATCTTGGCGCGCAACTTTCGCACCCGTTTCGGGGAGATCGACCTGGTGGCCCAGGACGGTGAGACCGTGGTCTTCGTCGAGGTGCGCTCCCGGTCCAGCGACGCCTTCGGCTCGCCGCAGGAGACCGTGACCGCGGCCAAGCGCCGGCGCATCATCCGCACCGCGCAGGCCTACGCGCAGAGCCGCCGCCTCGACGCCCCCCTGCGCTTCGACGTGGTCGCGCTGTCTCCGCAAGGGACCCTCCACATCCCCGCCGCCTTCGACGCCACGGGGTACGCGTGA
- a CDS encoding DUF481 domain-containing protein produces the protein MIRRSRCLFAVASALFAFALGPAPSRAQNYARTDDLRTRPPELWFPWQEYGLDLRAGGGYLQGNVRSNSFSGGAEFTAKLARDHQVFLEAAEDYARFGDNIVLDKTKGSVLYAYSVQPRWNLFALSTQARNRFLQVRYRTMNGGGVCYHSFLPGFDHILASYAVTPDYEAFNSGLIRQTVRSQARLNFAFPVSPFAKVGADFIYMPSFSEFANYVIYSETYLQLKVTKDRLSFKIAFIDEYDSRPFAGIQKNDRTLNYSLLMHFGR, from the coding sequence ATGATCCGCAGAAGCAGATGTCTGTTCGCCGTGGCTTCAGCGCTCTTCGCGTTCGCCCTGGGCCCGGCGCCGAGCCGCGCCCAGAACTACGCGCGCACGGACGACCTGCGCACCCGGCCTCCCGAGCTCTGGTTCCCGTGGCAAGAATACGGCCTGGACCTGCGCGCGGGCGGAGGCTACCTCCAGGGCAACGTCCGGAGCAACAGCTTCTCGGGCGGCGCCGAGTTCACCGCGAAGCTGGCGCGGGACCACCAGGTCTTCCTCGAAGCGGCGGAGGATTACGCTAGGTTCGGCGACAACATCGTCCTGGACAAGACCAAGGGCTCCGTGCTCTACGCCTACTCCGTGCAGCCGCGGTGGAACCTCTTCGCCCTGAGCACGCAGGCCAGGAACAGGTTCCTGCAGGTCCGCTACCGGACCATGAACGGCGGGGGCGTCTGCTACCACAGCTTCCTGCCCGGCTTCGACCACATCCTGGCGAGCTACGCCGTGACGCCGGACTATGAGGCCTTCAACTCCGGCTTGATCCGCCAGACGGTCCGTTCCCAGGCGCGCCTCAATTTCGCCTTCCCGGTCTCTCCGTTCGCCAAGGTGGGTGCCGACTTCATCTACATGCCCTCTTTCTCCGAGTTCGCGAACTACGTGATCTATTCCGAGACGTACCTCCAGCTCAAGGTGACCAAGGACCGACTCTCCTTCAAGATCGCCTTCATCGACGAATATGATTCCCGGCCGTTCGCGGGCATACAGAAGAACGACCGGACTCTGAACTACAGCCTGCTGATGCATTTTGGGAGATAG
- a CDS encoding FIST C-terminal domain-containing protein, translated as MDIGIGVSMDSDSAQAAAEAVAQAKKTVPKPDLAVAFGSIHLDHQKLHGALCQELDGSMLMGGSCYAQMTNAGVSKEGLAVLLLSLDGARVRFSMQDMGADLRETGRALARGLPAAPPSPSPSRPLALAFAGITTGREHEMLLGVNDVIGPAPIFGGLCCGDYDLGMSHPDFWTNYQYAGARLTKKTARLALLDLPQEGFRTAFGFAHGWQPVGPAVELSSCEDGKVYEVGGVPVFDYYRQFLGRDQSDAFFELMVQRYGFSVLVEGDRRSRIKLPVACDFKEGCISYFPVEDLQGRKAQLTLASRNGLLGGARESAEGCLRALGGQRPDLVFVVSCCSRSAILHSRTQRELEVIQSVFGRDVPVFGYYSGGEFGPCLNRYEDIVDPAQPLSGSQYHTTTVCIMALKGPQPARASIPSPAALSRGSGDEAAGLRRLLAQSEEIHDDSEKFLANLSRKSYLDGESLRQQNEVIHRYTPHQVWAKVGASVAAGQYELPDSEFNGCFLFMDVKGFTSYSEEHGPSEVVAALNGIFKPATETIYSCGGDVDKFIGDCIFAVFPTPQEALTAGRRLLELFSGLKAKGSPFTVRIGINSGRAVRANVGSPDRREYTFIGDAVNTAQRLESNCTPGKLLVCEELYKLGTAKFSAVERREIKAKGKKNAVVAYELSL; from the coding sequence ATGGATATCGGGATCGGCGTGAGCATGGACTCGGACTCGGCGCAGGCTGCGGCTGAGGCCGTGGCGCAGGCCAAGAAGACGGTGCCCAAGCCGGACCTGGCAGTCGCCTTCGGCTCCATCCATCTGGACCATCAGAAGCTGCACGGGGCGCTCTGCCAGGAGCTGGACGGCTCCATGCTCATGGGCGGGTCCTGCTACGCGCAGATGACCAACGCCGGGGTCTCAAAGGAAGGCTTGGCCGTCCTGCTGCTCTCGCTAGACGGGGCCCGCGTGCGGTTCTCGATGCAGGATATGGGCGCCGACCTGCGCGAGACGGGCCGAGCCTTGGCGCGCGGCCTGCCTGCGGCCCCCCCTTCGCCTTCCCCCTCGCGGCCGCTGGCCCTGGCTTTCGCGGGCATCACCACCGGCCGCGAGCACGAGATGCTCCTCGGCGTCAACGACGTCATCGGCCCGGCCCCTATCTTCGGAGGGCTCTGCTGCGGCGACTACGACCTGGGCATGAGCCATCCCGACTTCTGGACGAACTACCAGTACGCCGGAGCCCGGCTGACGAAGAAGACCGCCCGCTTGGCGCTTTTGGACCTGCCCCAGGAAGGGTTCCGCACGGCCTTCGGCTTCGCGCACGGCTGGCAGCCCGTGGGCCCCGCCGTGGAGCTGAGCAGCTGCGAAGACGGGAAGGTCTACGAGGTCGGCGGGGTCCCGGTCTTCGACTATTATCGCCAGTTCCTCGGGCGGGACCAATCGGACGCCTTCTTCGAGCTCATGGTCCAGCGCTACGGCTTCTCGGTGCTGGTGGAAGGCGACCGGCGCTCCCGGATCAAGCTGCCCGTGGCCTGCGATTTCAAGGAGGGCTGCATCTCTTATTTCCCGGTCGAGGACCTGCAGGGGCGCAAGGCCCAGCTTACGCTGGCCAGCCGCAATGGCCTGCTGGGCGGCGCCCGGGAATCGGCCGAGGGCTGCCTGCGGGCGCTGGGCGGGCAGCGCCCGGACCTGGTCTTCGTGGTCAGCTGCTGTTCCCGCAGCGCCATCCTGCACAGCCGCACCCAGAGGGAGCTCGAGGTCATCCAGTCCGTGTTCGGCCGGGACGTCCCGGTCTTCGGCTACTACTCGGGCGGCGAGTTCGGCCCCTGCCTCAACCGCTACGAGGATATCGTCGACCCCGCGCAGCCTCTGAGCGGTTCTCAGTATCACACGACCACGGTGTGCATCATGGCCTTGAAGGGCCCCCAGCCGGCGCGGGCCAGCATCCCGTCTCCGGCGGCGCTGAGCCGCGGCTCCGGCGATGAAGCCGCCGGCCTGCGCAGGCTCCTGGCGCAGAGCGAGGAGATCCACGACGACTCGGAGAAGTTCCTGGCCAACCTCAGCCGCAAGTCCTATCTGGACGGGGAGAGCCTGCGCCAGCAGAACGAGGTCATCCACCGCTACACCCCGCACCAGGTCTGGGCCAAGGTGGGCGCGAGCGTGGCGGCCGGGCAATACGAGCTGCCGGACTCGGAGTTCAACGGCTGCTTCCTGTTCATGGATGTCAAGGGCTTCACCTCCTACAGCGAGGAGCACGGCCCCTCCGAGGTGGTCGCGGCCTTGAACGGGATATTCAAACCCGCGACCGAGACCATCTATTCCTGCGGCGGGGACGTGGACAAGTTCATCGGGGACTGCATCTTCGCGGTATTCCCCACGCCGCAGGAGGCCCTGACCGCGGGGCGCAGGCTGCTGGAGCTCTTCAGCGGCCTCAAGGCCAAGGGCAGCCCCTTCACGGTGCGCATCGGCATCAACAGCGGCCGGGCCGTGCGCGCCAACGTGGGCTCGCCGGACCGGCGGGAGTACACCTTCATCGGCGACGCGGTCAACACGGCCCAGCGGCTGGAGTCGAACTGCACGCCGGGCAAGCTGCTGGTCTGCGAGGAGCTCTACAAGCTGGGGACCGCGAAGTTCTCGGCCGTCGAGCGCAGGGAGATCAAGGCCAAGGGCAAGAAGAACGCGGTCGTGGCCTACGAGCTGTCACTGTGA
- a CDS encoding glycogen/starch synthase translates to MNSLRVALCAWEIGRLRSGFGTKVGGLGGVMEELPAELVKAAARQGLRLEIELLSPCFAHYDRSRLKKLALRPAARIEGTSFEFEVYEHVFMEPGAVRSLYFWDPGQLGWTGARAVYPNDPWMMMKLCAAVSQAMAGYIRQGDFQTVHLHDSHVGLVPLYLGDEYLKDVPVHLTLHNASHQGVCHILGGGYETLDRLDLPGAKLFHEYFDYFDGLNAAKACMLKVHKTGGRVTTVSGDLDGTWGYAAELRESYDSLRRRAWRQKGAPPVDIFHPNRGLDLFEKIPVAGITNGLAAKNWPQHMPELRCAHLRALQERSPAPIFSDPGVRAELLSRDHDFDADRLERKQELRRLLYREAFGHDIWGYPALFCAVGRMSEQKNFRAIAAVVERTLDFDPQSRFVVLASADDGEKGVESWFFSLARRHKGRVYFNNTFNQPLSKLILAGSDFVLIPSRFEPCGLVDYEAALLGTLPVVRAVGGLTKVRHCGYLYDWLDVGDFDGECNAFFGSIQDALRVFRQDYPGHVRRMRAAMATDASWDSSAARYVELYRYGLLARRWRRGQSIAGFMKELGEDRGLFRRFLAPGRGEFADPRDLALRQALDGGS, encoded by the coding sequence GTGAACTCCCTGCGCGTGGCTCTATGCGCCTGGGAGATCGGCCGGCTGAGGTCGGGCTTCGGCACCAAGGTCGGCGGCCTGGGCGGCGTGATGGAAGAGCTTCCGGCGGAGCTGGTCAAGGCCGCGGCCCGGCAGGGCCTGCGCCTCGAGATCGAGCTCCTCTCTCCTTGCTTCGCGCATTACGACCGGTCCCGGCTCAAGAAGCTCGCGCTGCGCCCGGCCGCGCGCATCGAGGGGACGTCCTTCGAGTTCGAGGTCTACGAGCACGTGTTCATGGAGCCGGGGGCCGTCCGGAGCCTCTATTTCTGGGACCCGGGCCAGCTGGGCTGGACCGGAGCCCGGGCCGTCTATCCCAACGATCCCTGGATGATGATGAAGCTCTGCGCCGCGGTCTCCCAGGCCATGGCCGGCTACATCCGGCAGGGGGATTTCCAGACCGTGCATCTGCACGACTCCCACGTGGGCCTGGTGCCCCTCTACCTGGGCGACGAGTACCTTAAGGACGTTCCGGTCCATCTTACCTTGCACAACGCCTCCCACCAGGGCGTCTGCCATATCCTGGGCGGCGGCTACGAGACGCTCGACCGCCTCGACCTGCCCGGGGCGAAGCTCTTCCACGAGTACTTCGACTACTTCGACGGCCTCAACGCCGCCAAGGCCTGCATGCTCAAGGTCCACAAGACCGGCGGCCGCGTCACCACCGTCAGCGGGGACCTCGACGGCACGTGGGGCTACGCCGCCGAACTGCGCGAGAGCTACGACTCGCTGCGGCGCCGCGCCTGGCGGCAGAAAGGGGCTCCCCCCGTCGACATCTTCCATCCCAACCGGGGCCTGGACCTCTTCGAGAAGATCCCGGTGGCGGGGATCACCAACGGCCTGGCCGCCAAGAACTGGCCGCAGCATATGCCCGAGTTGCGCTGCGCGCATCTGCGGGCCTTGCAGGAGAGGTCCCCGGCCCCGATCTTCTCCGACCCGGGGGTCCGGGCGGAGCTGCTCTCCCGGGACCACGATTTCGACGCGGACCGCCTGGAGCGCAAGCAGGAGCTTCGCCGCCTGCTCTACCGGGAGGCCTTCGGCCACGACATCTGGGGCTACCCCGCGCTCTTCTGCGCCGTGGGCCGGATGTCGGAGCAGAAGAACTTCCGCGCCATCGCGGCCGTCGTGGAGCGCACGCTCGACTTCGACCCGCAGTCACGCTTCGTGGTCCTGGCCTCGGCGGACGACGGCGAGAAGGGCGTGGAGAGCTGGTTCTTCTCCTTGGCCCGGCGCCATAAGGGGCGGGTCTACTTCAACAACACCTTCAATCAGCCCCTCTCCAAGCTCATCCTGGCCGGCTCGGACTTCGTGCTGATCCCCTCCCGCTTCGAGCCCTGCGGCTTGGTGGACTACGAGGCCGCGCTCCTGGGGACCTTGCCCGTCGTGCGCGCCGTCGGGGGGCTCACCAAGGTCCGGCATTGCGGCTATCTCTACGACTGGCTCGACGTCGGCGATTTTGACGGGGAGTGCAACGCCTTCTTCGGCTCCATCCAAGACGCCTTGCGCGTCTTCCGCCAGGACTATCCCGGGCATGTGCGGCGCATGCGCGCGGCCATGGCCACCGACGCCTCCTGGGACAGCTCCGCGGCCCGGTATGTCGAGCTGTACCGCTACGGCCTCTTGGCCAGGCGCTGGCGCCGCGGCCAGAGCATCGCCGGTTTCATGAAGGAGTTGGGCGAGGACCGGGGCTTGTTCCGCCGTTTCCTGGCCCCGGGCCGCGGCGAGTTCGCCGACCCGCGGGATTTGGCGCTCCGGCAGGCCTTGGACGGTGGCTCATGA